One Hydrogenobaculum sp. 3684 genomic window, TAGAGTAAACCAAAACGAACATATAAAACAAGCTATTATAGAAGGAGAAATGGTAGAAGAGCTAATAGAGGCGTTTGCTCTGGTAAGAGAAGCTTCAAAGCGCACTATGGGCTTAAGACAGTTTGACGTGCAGCTAATAGGTGGTATAGTTTTATATCAAGGTAAAATTGCAGAGATGAAAACCGGTGAAGGAAAAACCCTTGTGGCGGCAGCCCCGGCGTTTTTCACAGCTCTAACAGATATAGGAGTGCACATTGTCACTGTAAACGATTATTTGGCAAAAAGAGATGCAACGTGGATAGGCCCTATATATAGGTTTCTTGGGCTTGATGTAGGTGTTATAAACTCAGATAGCATGAGCTATATAATAGATTGGCAAGACCCAGAAAAGGCGATGGAAGCCATAGAAAAAGATATAAGGGTGTGGCCTAAAGGTATGGTAGGGGATGCTATAGATTACTCTAAAATAGATGTACACGCCAAAACATCTTATTTTACTAAGGCGATACCAGTAGAACGTGTAAAAGCCTATGAAGCTCACATAACTTATGGTACCAACAATGAATTTGGCTTTGACTATTTAAGAGACAACTTAGCAGTATCAAAAGATCAGATAGTCCAAGTAAAGGGTCATGGTTATGCAATAGTGGACGAAATAGACAGTATTTTGATAGATGAGGCTAGAACCCCTCTTATAATAGCTGGTCCATCAAATTTAGATAACAAGGTTGTTTTACAGGCCAACGAATTTGTACAAACACTTGAAATAGAAAAAGACTTTACAGTAGATGAAAAAAATAGGACAGCAATGCTCACAGAAGAAGGCATAGAAAAAGCAGAAAAATATTTTGGCATTCAAAATCTATACGACATTAGACATATCGACTTAGTACACGCTATCAACAAAGCCCTCATTGCTCACAATCTTTACAAAAAAGATGTACATTACATGGTGAAAGACGGAGAAATACTCATAGTAGATGAGTTTACTGGAAGAGCCTTACCAGGTAGAAGATGGAGCGAAGGCCTTCACCAAGCTATAGAGGCTAAAGAAGGCGTTGAAATTCAAGAAGAAAATCAAACATTGGCCACCACTTCATTTCAAAATTATTTTAAGCTTTATAAAAAATTAGCTGGTATGACAGGTACAGCTGAGACAGAAGCTCTTGAATTCAAAGAAATATACAACTTAGACGTTGTTGTTATACCCACTAACAAACCAAACATAAGAAAAGATCTACCGGATGCAATATTTAAAACTAAAAAAGAAAAATGGGAATATGTAGCAAAAATAATTGAAGAAAACCATGCCAAAGGAAGACCTATATTAGTGGGTACGGTATCCATAGAAGACTCTGAAACACTTTCAAAGCTTTTAGAACAAAGAGGTATAAAGCACAACGTCTTAAACGCCAAACAACACGAAAAAGAAGCTTGGGTCATAGCTCAAGCCGGAAGAAAAGGTGCTGTGACAATAGCAACAAACATGGCAGGAAGAGGTACTGACATACTTCTTGGCGGTAACCCAGAGTTTTTAGCAAGAGAAATTTTAAAGCAAAAAGGCATAGATGAAGAAAAAGCTACAGAAGAAGATTGGAAAAAAGCTTATGAAGAAGCCACAAAGATTACCCAAAAGGAAAAAGAAGAGGTTATAAAAGCTGGTGGTCTTTTGGTGATAGGTACCGAAAGACATGAATCAAGAAGGGTAGACAATCAGCTAAGAGGTAGGGCAGGAAGGCAAGGAGATCCAGGAGAAACCAGGTTTATACTATCTTTAGAGGATGATCTTCTTAGGATATTTGGCGGAGATAGGGTTAAAAAGCTAATGGAGTTTATGAAAATACCAGAAGGAGAGCCTATAGAAAGCTCTATAGTATCAAAGTCTTTAGAAGGTGCCCAAGAAAGGGTGGAACTTCAAAACTTCCAATCTCGGAAAAGACTTTTAGAGTACGACGAGGTCATAAACATACAACGTTCTGTGGTATACGATATAAGGCGTTCCATTCTCTTTCAAGATGATATAAAAGAAGAGATAAAAGATTTTATAAAAGATGTAATACACACCCAAGTTTATACGCTTTTAACAGAAGACGAACCAGAGTTATGGGAATTAGAACCTCTAAAAACATTTTTCAAAGAATGGATAGGTGTTGACTTACCAGAAAAATTTGAAGCAAAAGACCGAGAAGAGTTAGAAGAGGAAATATTTAGACTTGTGATGGAAAAGTACGCCCAAAAAGAACAAGAAATAGGCGAAGAAACCATGAGAGAAATAGAAAAAGTATTTACCCTAAATATCATAGACAACCTTTGGAGAGAACAGCTTCACACTATAGATAAATTAAGAGAGGGGAT contains:
- the secA gene encoding preprotein translocase subunit SecA; this encodes MIGYVLKKILGTKNDREIKKIRKWVEKINALEESLDKLSNKDIVLKAQDLYFRVNQNEHIKQAIIEGEMVEELIEAFALVREASKRTMGLRQFDVQLIGGIVLYQGKIAEMKTGEGKTLVAAAPAFFTALTDIGVHIVTVNDYLAKRDATWIGPIYRFLGLDVGVINSDSMSYIIDWQDPEKAMEAIEKDIRVWPKGMVGDAIDYSKIDVHAKTSYFTKAIPVERVKAYEAHITYGTNNEFGFDYLRDNLAVSKDQIVQVKGHGYAIVDEIDSILIDEARTPLIIAGPSNLDNKVVLQANEFVQTLEIEKDFTVDEKNRTAMLTEEGIEKAEKYFGIQNLYDIRHIDLVHAINKALIAHNLYKKDVHYMVKDGEILIVDEFTGRALPGRRWSEGLHQAIEAKEGVEIQEENQTLATTSFQNYFKLYKKLAGMTGTAETEALEFKEIYNLDVVVIPTNKPNIRKDLPDAIFKTKKEKWEYVAKIIEENHAKGRPILVGTVSIEDSETLSKLLEQRGIKHNVLNAKQHEKEAWVIAQAGRKGAVTIATNMAGRGTDILLGGNPEFLAREILKQKGIDEEKATEEDWKKAYEEATKITQKEKEEVIKAGGLLVIGTERHESRRVDNQLRGRAGRQGDPGETRFILSLEDDLLRIFGGDRVKKLMEFMKIPEGEPIESSIVSKSLEGAQERVELQNFQSRKRLLEYDEVINIQRSVVYDIRRSILFQDDIKEEIKDFIKDVIHTQVYTLLTEDEPELWELEPLKTFFKEWIGVDLPEKFEAKDREELEEEIFRLVMEKYAQKEQEIGEETMREIEKVFTLNIIDNLWREQLHTIDKLREGIYLRSYAQRDPLVEFKKEAFRLFEELMLNFKISAIQSIMNAQISKEELEQQEQNMFNLEIDTLNKSMAISEALENIAKEFQEKRPRFRTLKDRLEERKKKLEKKGGTA